From Tachysurus fulvidraco isolate hzauxx_2018 chromosome 6, HZAU_PFXX_2.0, whole genome shotgun sequence:
taaaagcatgtagctcaggagttattgactctggaacctctaatctgtgaatatgcagccTACTTTAGTCTAAACTGGACGAAGACTTGGAGCGCCCTGTAACTCCCTGACCTGCCTGCATTCACAATTCCCATggtgcagatgggagggagaacggctgactacacagtttatgggaataaattgcTTATTTCCCTCtcaattgtcacaaaaaactcaTCACACTGTCCGTCTGGTCTCTCTGCGAGTTGCTTTGCAAGATCATGCGGTgcgatttttttcccttcattgTTGCACGAGACTGCGTgcgaatatgggggtgtggtgttagaatatgggggtgtggagtgagagcgtgagatttGGGTCAATTGCATGAGTCTCACGCTGAATGCGTGAGAGTTGGCAGCCATGTATAATGGTTCATGcaatcacactctctcactcactctctcactcattttctaccgcttatccgaactacctcgggtcacggggagcctgtgcctatcccagacgtcatcgggcatcaaggcaggttacaccctggacggagtgccaacccatcgcagggcacacacacactctcattcactcacgcaatcacacactacggacaattttccagagatgccaatcaacctaccatgcatgtctttggaccgggggaggaaaccagagtacctggaggaaacccctgaggcaaggggagaacatgcaaactccacacacacaagggggaggcgggaatcaaacccccaaccctggaggtgtgaggcaaatgtgctaaccactaagccaccgtggcctcCTGCAAAATACCATTTCCATTAAAAAGTGTTCTTGTGCAGTGGAACTGGCAAGATGCACATGATAATTTTTGCTATAATTCTTCTAATTGCCAACTGTTTGCTTATAGTGACTATTAGAGAATCAAATCTCAGACCTTTACACTATTCACTTTGTCTGTGGTCATAATGTTTTGGTTCATGGTTATATTTAATGACACtttataacatacagtagtTTTAAAAACAACTTACTTACTCTTCTTATGCTTCAGATAAAAATGAGTTTGAACTGGCTGTGGCACATTTCAGTGAGGGTAATGTTGAGATCATTCAGCCCCTGAATATAACAAGCACACATGTTATTTTTGAAGTTCATGGTCTCTCCAACTTTGGCCTGTTGATAAAAAGGTTGTTCTTTGAAAAGCCTATCAGTGGCCAAGTCCTCCTCTTCTACAATGAAAAGCGCAAAAATCTGCACATTCATTTGTTGCCAGGAAATGTGTCAATCGAAGAGGTAAGCTACTAATctgctttaattaaatttttattttaagcattttagtgttttcttcCAGATGTTGTTCACACATGGAGTGCTAAAACATACTGAAATTTCAGGCAGCATTTTTGCTTAAGATTAACAAAATGtgatattgttttttctttccttcaaaTTTTAAATTAAGCTGTTAAAAGTTCacgtcaatttttttttttttttaactattctGCTTAACCATGTAGGTACGGAAATTAAATCAGTGCAACACCTACATTCAGTGCAGCTCCCTATGTAAGCTGACCCGTGGTAAAAAATACAGACCAATCTGTGAGCCTTATTCTTACCAGCCAAAGGTAAACCACAATTCCTTTGGTGGAGAAAGAAGATTTCTTTACACATTAAAGAAGTATGTTTAgctatcttttatttttcttaggtTGAGACATTTGAAGGTCACTATGGTCCAAACTATCACCCCACATTTGAGGTGATCCTTAATACCAAGGTTGACCTCACATTGGGTCTGTTGGATGAAAGTGGCCAGGACGTGTGGGAACCTCGTCACATCTTTCTTACAGGTAGCCAAAAAGCATAGCTTTCACAGCTTGTCATAGCAAGTTCAcactcaaataaaaatgatttacaaattCTGGGATGCTCATATGCATGTATTGGGCTGACTTTACTAGAATACTGCTTGAGGtctcattaaattattttttgcactgaatatttatttctgaatatgaatattcactgaacactgaataaCACTGAATATTCTTATTCTCTCAGCTGAGAGTAAAGAAGCAGGTCCAGCAGATAAAGGTAAATATTTCCGACTGAAAATTGTTCTATTTTCCAGCAGATCAATGTGTACATTGCAATATTAGATTTAGTTTTTATTAGATACTATTTATCAAATCTGAAAGCACTTCTCATCTTGAAAGATTctcacaaaacattttaaacactttgttatattttgacagtttttttattattatttttgtcaaaTAAGATGTACTTATGATTACTTTAGTAGAAAGCTTCATGCAgtgtaaattattataatttaatgtttatatcTATTTTAGGTGCTGAATTTGTagataaacacagaaacacactcatacagagagTTCTTCCGGTAATGGAAATAGCAGACACTCTACTTACCAAGAAACTCATCAGAGATGAACTGTATAATGATATTAAGGAGGCAACAAcaccacagaaaaaaatgaggaTACTGTACAGTTGTCTTGACTCAGGAGGAAAAGCTGTGAAAGCAGAATTCTATAAAATCCTTAAGCAGAAGCAGCCTGAAATAGTGAATGAGCTGGATCCTAGATCAAATTATGCATAGATGATCAAAGAAGACTTTTACATGACctgaaatgtgaatgtaaaagttAAGACTCAGGTAGTGATTTATACAAGCACATACTCATTTTGTTAATTTTGCTGGAAGAATTCTACAGAACACAAGGAAAtctttattgatttatataaTGGATGCacatcatatatattttataccattttatataaaaattagctattcaaatattttgacaaaacctttcctttaatttgttttttgtacttttttttgtgcttaaaatgaaatgtgttgAAAGTAAATTGGCATACGCACACACCCTATTGCATGCCCATGCTGGAAGAAAAGGCATAAACAATTAAAGTACTATGTCATATAACaagtctctcttttttccactTTAGTAGATTTCCTGGTAGtgaaatacattaatataaatataatatatattataatattaatataaattaatgtgGTTTGGTCATTTTTAACTTCATATCTCAACATCTTTGGAAGAGAGTTTTGGTGTCTACTACTGTTCCtagaaaacttttatttaaatattgattttgTATTCATAATGAACTTACCCAATCCAGatatttaagattttatataatatttttttaagatgtgTTGTATTAAGGTTGTCTA
This genomic window contains:
- the LOC113639776 gene encoding NACHT, LRR and PYD domains-containing protein 1 homolog isoform X1; protein product: MDSLEYEKWTNDCESLQKCLEENKIKREKVEVTTEDCVAPSREASNPGRGKDSQWIRKNEAQDRSERFRELRQRMTRILATFVLAPDLEKIIDQILTQDIDEMSSTDLLFGADSRSKSTQHCHTKHHSAATDPELVQHCTNSSAYRFLCSHAGVFFCKMTNISFEMKGSGEVLYTVVSWDDNQLLGMDQFMPAGPLYNINCSEDSIRYLHLPHCEIPTDKNEFELAVAHFSEGNVEIIQPLNITSTHVIFEVHGLSNFGLLIKRLFFEKPISGQVLLFYNEKRKNLHIHLLPGNVSIEEVRKLNQCNTYIQCSSLCKLTRGKKYRPICEPYSYQPKVETFEGHYGPNYHPTFEVILNTKVDLTLGLLDESGQDVWEPRHIFLTAESKEAGPADKGAEFVDKHRNTLIQRVLPVMEIADTLLTKKLIRDELYNDIKEATTPQKKMRILYSCLDSGGKAVKAEFYKILKQKQPEIVNELDPRSNYA